The Streptomyces sp. V4I8 genome includes the window GGGCGGCCGACCGCCTCGATCACGACGTCGGCGCCGAATCCGCCGGTCAGCTCGCGGATCGCCTCGATGGGGTCGGCGCTGCGGGAGTTGACGGTGTGGGTCGCGCCCAGCTTCCTGGCCGTCTCCAGTTTGTGGTCGTCGATGTCCACCGCGATGATCTTCGCCGCGCCCGCCAGGTTCGACCCGACGACCGCCGCGTCCCCGACACCGCCGCAGCCGATGACGGCGACCGTGTCACCGCGACCGACGTTGCCGGTGTTGATGGCCGCGCCGATGCCCGCCATCACACCGCACCCCAGCAGCCCGGCCGCGGCGGCCGACGCGGCCGGATCCACCTTCGTGCACTGCCCCGCCGCCACCAGCGTCTTCTCCGCGAACGCACCGATGCCCAGCGCGGGCGACAGCTCGGTGCCGTCGGTCAAGGTCATCTTCTGCTTCGCGTTGTGGGTGCTGAAGCAGTACCACGGCCGCCCGCGCAGACAGGCCCGGCACTGGCCGCACACCGCACGCCAGTTGAGGATCACGAAGTCACCGGGCGCGACGTCCGTGACCCCCTCCCCCACCGATTCCACGACGCCCGCGGCCTCGTGCCCCAGCAGGAAGGGGAAGTCGTCGTTGATGCCCCCCTCGCGATAGTGCAGATCGGTGTGACAGACCCCGCAGGCCTCGATCTTCACCAGCGCCTCACCCGGACCCGGATCGGGCACGATGATCGTTTCCAGGCTGACGGGGGCGCCCTTGCCCCGCGCGACGACAGCACGGACCTGGTGCGTCATGGCCACTCCTCGGCTGGTCGAGACGTCAATCAGACGTTGCTCATTACGGCACACATCTCATAGGTCGCAACACAGCATCCTGGAGTGCCGACCGGCGGTCAAGGATCCGGCGGGGGTCGATGCCACGACCCCCGCGGGGCCACGGTTCCTCCGATGTCAGAGGGCGGAGGTGGACATGGAGGCCCGGAGCCGGCCGGTACGGCTGTCCGTGGGTCAGAACCAGCCGGTGCATTCGATGGCGCCGCCCGGGCCGTTGGTGCCGCAGGCTCGCATGACGAGGCCGGCGTCGTTCCACTGGGTGGTGTACGCGTCGTTGCCCGAGGTGATGGTGGTGAAGCCGAGCATCGAGTCCCAGGTCTCGCCCCCGTTGGCGCTGCGGTCGACCCAGATCTCGTCGCCGACCGTGCCGCCGATGATGCGCCCCCAGGCACACTGGGTGGTGCTGTTGTAGCGCAGCTCCACGGTGCGGCCGAAGACGGTGGTCGACTTGGCCGTCCAGGCGCCCGCGGAGTCGGGCGCCGTACCGTCGCCGCAGGACGTGTTGTTCTCCGCACCGGCCAGCGTGCCGCCGATCGCCGGGAAGTCACCGCAGGACGGCACATCCTTGAGCACGGCCGGTCCCTGTACGAAGAGGTTGCTGATCCAGCTGTGGTAGTCCGGCAGGAACGACCAGACGTTGTTCACCATGCCGTCGACCGTGGCCCGCTCGCTCACCCGCTGGCACAGCACTCGCACCTTCACGGAGATGCCGTTGCCGTTGGTGAAGTTGATGCCGCTGCTCGTGTTCGAGTTCTGCCGCAGGTTGGGCCGGCCCCAGGTCTTGTGGAACGACCCGCGGCCGTCCCAGGACCAGACCATGGGCGTGACGTCGGCGTGCGGGCGGAACGCGCCCTGGTAACGCTCCCAGCGGGCGCTGATGTAGTTGACCTGGATCTTCGCGCCCGACTGCGGCGCCTCGACCATCTT containing:
- a CDS encoding S-(hydroxymethyl)mycothiol dehydrogenase, which codes for MTHQVRAVVARGKGAPVSLETIIVPDPGPGEALVKIEACGVCHTDLHYREGGINDDFPFLLGHEAAGVVESVGEGVTDVAPGDFVILNWRAVCGQCRACLRGRPWYCFSTHNAKQKMTLTDGTELSPALGIGAFAEKTLVAAGQCTKVDPAASAAAAGLLGCGVMAGIGAAINTGNVGRGDTVAVIGCGGVGDAAVVGSNLAGAAKIIAVDIDDHKLETARKLGATHTVNSRSADPIEAIRELTGGFGADVVIEAVGRPETYRQAFYARDLAGTVVLVGVPTPEMKLELPLLDVFGRGGALKSSWYGDCLPSRDFPMLVDLYLQDRLDLDAFVTETIALDEVEKAFERMHQGDVLRSVVVL
- a CDS encoding NlpC/P60 family protein, with amino-acid sequence MLVTVMSLGLPAVSAPQAVAATGCAPLQSGASAAAQAAVEVACRYVGQQYAWGGGHAQGVPGPSQGQIDRTDPDSYADPELWSFDCIGLVRWAWYKATGRDLITERTTQATFAAPGYAHTKFVKSQGAGVLLPGDIMYFGPVGFGPTHVAIYLGDGKMVEAPQSGAKIQVNYISARWERYQGAFRPHADVTPMVWSWDGRGSFHKTWGRPNLRQNSNTSSGINFTNGNGISVKVRVLCQRVSERATVDGMVNNVWSFLPDYHSWISNLFVQGPAVLKDVPSCGDFPAIGGTLAGAENNTSCGDGTAPDSAGAWTAKSTTVFGRTVELRYNSTTQCAWGRIIGGTVGDEIWVDRSANGGETWDSMLGFTTITSGNDAYTTQWNDAGLVMRACGTNGPGGAIECTGWF